From the genome of Gammaproteobacteria bacterium, one region includes:
- a CDS encoding STAS domain-containing protein: MALKREHGDNEVKGLCKLAINEELTIYVIDSLKQALTEEIAGCDRFELHLGDVEEIDSAGIQLLLALRDELMRKKKELKLTGMSAVVSKLMNDYGVSDRFNIGDAA; encoded by the coding sequence ATGGCACTTAAACGAGAGCATGGTGACAATGAAGTCAAAGGTTTATGTAAGTTAGCTATTAATGAAGAATTGACGATCTATGTTATTGATTCCCTTAAGCAGGCACTTACCGAAGAGATTGCTGGTTGTGACCGCTTTGAACTCCATCTGGGTGATGTCGAGGAGATTGATTCAGCAGGTATTCAGTTATTGCTGGCACTTAGAGATGAATTGATGCGTAAGAAGAAGGAGCTGAAACTAACGGGCATGAGTGCGGTGGTTAGCAAGCTGATGAATGACTACGGGGTTAGTGATCGCTTCAACATAGGGGATGCGGCATGA
- a CDS encoding response regulator, with translation MSKTILIVDDSSSVRSVVGIALKGAGYTVMDACDGKDALSKMTGQKIHLIISDVNMPNMDGITFVKELKKLPAYKFTPVCMLTTEAEESKMQEGKAAGAKAWIIKPFQPPKLLDVVAKLIGQ, from the coding sequence ATGTCAAAAACCATATTAATTGTTGATGATTCAAGCTCTGTTCGCAGTGTGGTCGGTATCGCACTCAAGGGCGCAGGTTACACGGTGATGGATGCCTGTGATGGAAAGGATGCGTTGTCAAAAATGACAGGTCAGAAGATTCACTTGATCATTAGTGATGTCAATATGCCCAATATGGACGGGATTACCTTTGTTAAGGAATTGAAAAAACTACCCGCCTATAAATTTACTCCAGTCTGCATGTTGACCACTGAGGCAGAGGAATCGAAGATGCAGGAAGGCAAGGCAGCAGGAGCCAAGGCATGGATCATAAAGCCCTTTCAGCCGCCTAAGTTGCTTGATGTGGTAGCAAAACTGATTGGTCAGTAA
- a CDS encoding TonB-dependent receptor — MSLGIVLPATATENHSSANVLDKIMVIGNPANIETLPGSAHIISKADIREQNYDDVNQVLRKIPGVYVRQEDGFGLFPNISLRGVDTTRSAKVAIMEDGVLTAPAPYSAPAAYYSPTVGRMSGMEILKGSSQVKYGPQTTGGVINYLSTPIPLKETAYLKSSYGSFGDLRTHIYGGNTVDTPVGPVGFLVEGYFRKNEGYKTIDKTPDFRNSGNTGFTKSDPMIKLSWEPNSDIYQRLEFKYGTSTLDANETYLGLSEADFAKDPFRRYSASRFDNIQSKQKRSYLRYAVAPTDNLDIIATLYNNDFSRNWYKLKDLRNVSGNTIKLSPALAGAQNGEGLACLKGDLACTLRVRANNRSYNSKGIDTIAYYRFGNDAVQHEIAAGIRFNKDRVRRYQRDDDYNQLANGTIDGMTAGTPGGAGNRLQSTKALAMFLQDTINAGDWTFTPGIRYETLDQRYTDYSSPNKSGTNTMNMAAGSLGVSYKFNDSWIGFGSVNRGFSPPSPKSAVGGIREETSNALEIGARYTNPQQALAVEAIAFYTQFNDLIVIDNIGGTGTGDTENFGRVNSIGLEFSAQYDAGIANGWKYRNPWYLTATYTNATQKNSATSTDAESIFSYGKAGNKVPYIPEWALSLGTGIESGNWGSYINANYISETFTSANNVSTQRNGAGNPDSRFGKTDAYFLLDATTFYRINKEVKLFAGIQNLLDKRYNVSRQPEGPRPGMPRFAYAGIEMEL, encoded by the coding sequence ATGTCGCTGGGAATAGTCTTGCCCGCGACCGCTACAGAGAATCATTCAAGTGCTAACGTGCTCGATAAGATCATGGTTATCGGTAACCCAGCCAATATCGAGACCTTACCCGGTTCTGCCCACATCATCAGCAAAGCGGATATCCGTGAACAAAACTACGATGATGTCAATCAGGTACTACGCAAGATACCTGGGGTCTATGTACGACAGGAGGACGGCTTTGGTCTGTTTCCCAATATCAGTCTGCGCGGTGTTGACACCACGCGGAGTGCCAAGGTAGCGATTATGGAGGATGGCGTGCTAACGGCACCGGCACCCTATTCTGCACCTGCTGCCTATTATTCACCCACCGTTGGTCGTATGAGTGGCATGGAGATCCTCAAGGGTTCCAGCCAGGTCAAGTATGGCCCACAAACAACCGGTGGTGTAATCAACTATCTGTCCACACCGATTCCACTGAAAGAAACGGCTTATCTAAAATCTTCTTATGGCAGCTTTGGTGATTTACGCACTCATATCTATGGCGGTAATACAGTCGATACCCCTGTAGGACCGGTTGGCTTTCTGGTTGAAGGTTATTTTCGTAAAAACGAGGGTTACAAGACGATTGACAAAACCCCTGATTTTCGTAATTCAGGCAACACCGGGTTCACCAAATCCGACCCTATGATCAAACTCTCCTGGGAACCCAACAGTGATATCTATCAACGTCTCGAATTCAAATACGGCACTTCTACACTGGATGCCAACGAGACCTATCTCGGCCTGAGCGAGGCAGACTTTGCCAAAGACCCCTTCCGTCGCTATTCAGCAAGCCGGTTTGATAACATCCAGAGCAAACAAAAACGTAGTTATCTGCGCTATGCCGTGGCTCCAACGGACAATCTGGATATCATTGCCACATTGTACAATAACGATTTCTCGCGTAACTGGTACAAGCTCAAGGATCTACGCAATGTCAGTGGCAACACCATCAAACTCTCCCCTGCTCTTGCCGGGGCACAGAATGGCGAGGGGCTTGCCTGTTTAAAGGGTGATCTTGCCTGTACCCTACGGGTTCGCGCCAATAACCGCAGCTACAACTCAAAGGGCATTGATACCATCGCCTATTACCGTTTTGGTAACGACGCGGTACAACACGAAATTGCCGCTGGTATTCGCTTTAACAAGGATCGCGTACGTCGCTATCAGCGTGATGATGACTACAACCAACTGGCAAATGGAACCATTGATGGCATGACAGCAGGCACACCGGGTGGTGCAGGTAACCGCCTGCAAAGCACTAAAGCACTTGCCATGTTCCTGCAAGACACCATCAATGCCGGTGACTGGACCTTCACACCGGGTATTCGTTATGAAACGCTGGATCAACGTTATACCGATTACAGCAGCCCGAATAAGTCAGGTACTAACACTATGAATATGGCAGCGGGTAGTCTCGGCGTTAGCTACAAATTCAATGATTCATGGATCGGCTTTGGTAGTGTTAATCGTGGCTTCTCTCCACCGAGCCCCAAAAGTGCTGTTGGTGGTATCAGAGAAGAAACCAGTAACGCCCTTGAAATCGGTGCCCGTTATACCAACCCCCAACAGGCACTAGCGGTTGAGGCTATTGCCTTCTATACCCAATTTAACGACCTGATTGTAATTGATAATATTGGTGGCACGGGTACGGGTGATACAGAAAACTTTGGCCGGGTGAATAGTATCGGGCTTGAATTCTCTGCTCAATATGATGCCGGCATTGCTAATGGATGGAAATACCGTAACCCCTGGTATCTCACCGCAACCTATACCAATGCAACACAGAAAAACAGCGCGACTTCCACCGATGCAGAATCTATCTTCAGTTATGGCAAGGCAGGAAACAAGGTACCTTACATCCCTGAGTGGGCACTTAGTCTGGGAACAGGGATCGAATCAGGCAATTGGGGTAGCTATATCAATGCCAATTATATCAGCGAGACCTTTACCAGTGCTAATAATGTCAGCACACAACGCAATGGTGCCGGCAACCCCGATTCCCGTTTCGGAAAAACGGATGCCTATTTCCTCCTCGATGCAACCACCTTTTACCGGATCAATAAAGAGGTAAAGTTGTTTGCTGGCATACAGAATCTTCTTGATAAGCGTTACAATGTGTCACGTCAGCCTGAAGGACCACGCCCAGGCATGCCAAGATTTGCCTATGCCGGTATCGAGATGGAGCTGTAA
- a CDS encoding MotA/TolQ/ExbB proton channel family protein → MLDLFQQGGSVMYVLLLMSILATAIILLKLYQFYRSGLRQTAFVEDTVSALARGEHELALKNLQQQSSPVARVLESAVQFGANPAMSSNDVEAEVSRVGSAQIRNLESWLRGLSSIAHLSPLLGLLGTVTGMIVAFMNLQQAGSQVDPSILSGGIWEALLTTAFGLTVAIPAMAAFYYLEGEVDRVRATMKDASIQVLRHFGKSPHVNSRDDDRVEDETHGL, encoded by the coding sequence ATGTTAGATTTATTTCAGCAGGGCGGTAGCGTTATGTATGTGCTACTACTCATGTCCATATTAGCCACTGCCATCATCCTGCTGAAATTGTATCAGTTCTATCGTAGCGGTCTGCGACAGACCGCTTTCGTTGAAGATACCGTATCAGCGCTGGCGCGTGGTGAACATGAATTAGCGTTAAAAAATCTGCAACAGCAATCCAGCCCCGTCGCACGGGTGCTGGAGAGCGCAGTACAGTTTGGAGCCAACCCGGCAATGTCGAGCAATGATGTTGAGGCTGAGGTGAGCCGAGTGGGCAGTGCCCAGATACGCAACCTGGAATCCTGGCTGCGTGGTCTCTCCTCCATCGCTCATCTAAGCCCGCTACTGGGGTTGTTAGGAACGGTAACCGGTATGATTGTCGCCTTTATGAATCTTCAGCAAGCCGGCAGTCAGGTTGATCCGTCTATTCTTTCTGGTGGCATCTGGGAGGCATTACTCACAACAGCTTTCGGTCTCACCGTTGCCATTCCTGCCATGGCCGCCTTTTATTATCTGGAAGGTGAGGTCGACCGTGTACGCGCAACCATGAAGGATGCCAGCATCCAGGTATTACGTCACTTTGGCAAGAGCCCGCATGTTAACAGCCGTGATGATGATCGTGTTGAGGATGAAACCCATGGACTTTGA
- a CDS encoding biopolymer transporter ExbD, which yields MDFEGRARIHSHLDIAPLIDIVFLLLVFFMLTSTFMVPEAIELELPESKSATVTDSTPVIVLLDKTGQIALNDEVIKLEQLQQAIKPLISQDSASAITLKSDAHTEVQLLLKVMDEIRAAGGTNVGLATLGSKQK from the coding sequence ATGGACTTTGAGGGCCGTGCACGTATCCATTCCCATTTGGATATCGCACCATTAATTGATATTGTGTTTCTACTACTGGTATTTTTTATGTTAACCAGTACCTTCATGGTGCCCGAGGCGATTGAGCTGGAATTGCCTGAATCAAAAAGTGCCACTGTCACAGATAGTACACCTGTTATTGTCCTGCTGGATAAAACCGGTCAGATAGCACTCAATGATGAAGTCATTAAACTGGAACAACTGCAACAGGCAATAAAACCCTTAATAAGCCAGGATAGTGCATCAGCCATCACACTAAAAAGTGATGCCCATACCGAGGTTCAGTTATTACTCAAGGTTATGGATGAGATACGCGCTGCCGGGGGCACGAATGTGGGTCTGGCAACACTGGGAAGCAAACAAAAATAA
- a CDS encoding TonB family protein: protein MRYALPGARMWVWQHWEANKNKPEIAMILSRLQITVTLLIAILLHAGITVWFSLPDSQAMPKLKEKPPLQINLLATIAETNVNATPDVVKPPTPLVKKPQPAPVKPVLNKPKPPLPEAESEQVVESIQVVEPTPLVKPHQKPLNAIATARYEQLLLSWLEKHKQYPRRAKRLRIEGEGMLRILIDRRGQTQQVTLEQRTGNRLLDKAALEMAQRANPFPAMPANDPRQQLEFIVPVAFMLR from the coding sequence ATGAGATACGCGCTGCCGGGGGCACGAATGTGGGTCTGGCAACACTGGGAAGCAAACAAAAATAAACCCGAGATTGCCATGATCCTGTCCCGCCTACAGATAACTGTAACGCTACTCATTGCGATACTGCTACATGCTGGTATTACCGTGTGGTTTTCGCTACCCGATAGCCAGGCAATGCCAAAGCTGAAAGAAAAACCACCTCTACAGATTAATCTGCTGGCAACCATTGCCGAGACCAACGTGAATGCAACACCCGATGTTGTCAAACCACCCACACCCCTAGTCAAAAAGCCCCAACCAGCACCAGTTAAACCCGTATTAAATAAACCCAAACCACCTTTACCTGAAGCAGAATCTGAACAGGTGGTCGAGTCGATTCAAGTCGTTGAACCGACTCCCCTGGTAAAGCCTCACCAGAAACCCCTGAATGCTATTGCCACTGCACGTTATGAACAATTATTGCTTTCCTGGCTGGAAAAACACAAACAATATCCACGCCGAGCCAAACGTCTACGTATCGAGGGTGAAGGTATGCTGCGTATCCTGATCGACCGCAGGGGACAAACCCAACAGGTCACACTGGAACAACGCACGGGTAACCGCTTACTCGACAAGGCTGCACTTGAGATGGCTCAACGAGCAAATCCATTCCCTGCCATGCCTGCCAATGACCCGCGCCAACAACTGGAATTTATCGTGCCGGTGGCCTTCATGCTTCGTTAA
- a CDS encoding glutathione peroxidase has translation MLENREGKSVPSVIFKTRENDEFVDVSSDELFKDKTVIVFALPGAFTPTCSSTHLPRYNELANVFRKNGVDDIICLSVNDAFVMDAWMENQEAENITLIPDGNGEFSEAMGMLVDKFDLGFGKRSWRYSMLVKNGVIEKQFIEPDVPGDPFEVSDADTMLTYINPQAKKPEAVSIITKPGCSFCAGAKELLEEHGINYEEIRLGRDASLRSLRAMTGRETVPQVFIAGQLIGGSEELALYLD, from the coding sequence ATGTTAGAAAACAGAGAAGGTAAAAGCGTTCCATCCGTTATTTTCAAGACCCGTGAAAATGATGAATTTGTTGATGTCAGTAGTGATGAGCTGTTTAAGGATAAAACGGTTATTGTATTTGCTCTGCCGGGTGCATTCACGCCAACCTGTTCTTCCACTCATCTGCCACGCTACAACGAATTGGCCAATGTATTCAGGAAAAATGGTGTCGATGACATTATTTGTTTATCGGTTAATGATGCTTTTGTAATGGATGCCTGGATGGAAAACCAGGAGGCGGAAAATATCACTTTGATACCTGATGGTAATGGTGAATTCAGTGAGGCTATGGGGATGTTGGTAGACAAGTTTGATCTGGGTTTCGGCAAGCGCTCATGGCGTTATTCCATGTTGGTGAAAAATGGTGTTATTGAGAAGCAGTTTATCGAACCCGATGTGCCTGGTGATCCATTCGAGGTCTCTGATGCCGATACTATGTTGACTTACATTAACCCACAGGCGAAAAAGCCTGAGGCCGTTAGTATTATCACCAAACCAGGGTGTTCTTTCTGCGCAGGTGCAAAAGAACTGCTGGAAGAACACGGTATCAACTATGAAGAGATTCGTCTGGGAAGAGATGCCTCGCTACGTTCACTGCGTGCTATGACCGGTCGTGAAACGGTTCCCCAGGTTTTTATCGCTGGACAGCTTATCGGTGGATCGGAGGAACTGGCATTGTATCTGGATTAA
- the oxyR gene encoding DNA-binding transcriptional regulator OxyR, producing the protein MNLRNLEYLLAIDKERHFHRAAERCCVSQPTLSGQLKKLEQELGVQLVERNNRQVRMTDAGRAVADQARRVINEARAIKSIAQTFHNPMQGELQLGLIPTVAPYLLPLIMPLLKKQYPDLKLWLHEQQTAVLLDKLRSAEMDLLILALPVETDEFEEQDLFSEAFWLAAPKNEPLTKKKHLRLSDLQDREILLLEEGHCLRGQALDVCFSAGAHENAGFRATSLETLRYIVGEGMGITLIPDLAVPKRCLKTDPVTYIPFRNPKPARRIGILYRKNSYREAVFKNIAVLIQNSLLSSRHESHFSTRDTP; encoded by the coding sequence ATGAATCTTCGCAATCTTGAATACCTGCTGGCAATCGATAAGGAACGACATTTCCACCGTGCAGCCGAGCGCTGTTGTGTCAGCCAGCCAACCCTGAGCGGTCAGTTGAAAAAACTGGAACAGGAATTGGGGGTGCAATTAGTTGAGCGTAATAACAGACAGGTGCGCATGACTGATGCCGGAAGGGCTGTAGCCGATCAGGCACGCCGCGTGATCAACGAAGCACGCGCAATAAAATCCATAGCACAGACTTTTCACAACCCCATGCAGGGAGAATTACAACTAGGCCTGATCCCGACGGTCGCACCTTACCTGTTACCACTCATCATGCCTCTATTAAAAAAACAGTACCCCGATCTAAAACTCTGGCTACACGAACAACAGACAGCCGTTTTACTGGATAAATTACGCTCAGCAGAGATGGATTTACTTATTCTGGCACTACCAGTAGAAACCGATGAATTTGAAGAACAGGATCTATTCAGTGAGGCATTTTGGCTGGCAGCTCCCAAGAATGAACCGCTAACAAAAAAGAAACATCTTCGTCTTTCTGACTTACAGGATCGAGAAATATTATTACTGGAAGAAGGTCATTGTTTACGAGGACAGGCACTGGATGTTTGTTTCTCAGCCGGTGCGCATGAAAACGCTGGTTTTCGTGCCACCAGCCTGGAAACACTACGATATATAGTTGGTGAAGGTATGGGTATAACGCTGATCCCTGATCTGGCAGTGCCAAAACGCTGTCTCAAGACCGATCCGGTTACTTATATTCCTTTCCGCAACCCAAAACCCGCACGCCGCATCGGCATACTCTACCGCAAGAATAGTTACCGTGAAGCCGTTTTCAAAAACATAGCCGTTTTAATTCAAAATTCATTGCTAAGTTCGAGACATGAATCACACTTCTCTACCAGAGACACGCCGTGA
- a CDS encoding response regulator: MNTKQQYPAIKRSPLAQRFIIYLILFSASITLITTVIQLYNEYQRDMNGIEAQYSQIKNIHLRSFTQSLWVTNYQELRVQMDGLVTLPNIIYASVYNGNELIAEAGDINSQDVIERHYSMQYKFLGESYVIGHLTVITTLDNVYAELRRNAITILINNALRTLLVVIFIYFIFHRLISRHISRISQHFQNLALDEYVPLVLDRRPSRTPDELDVLVSSANDMQERINNAHKALRESEEKLRFIYSQVPGIVYQFRVDIHGNKSLPYVSPAVEGYIGLTAEEVMADADKWFVLTHPDDYPGLEESIVKSMNDLSVWKWEGRFILQDGELVWLRGTSTPERMEDGSTLWNGIFIDITERVHADEVIRRTQKMDALGKLTGGIAHDYNNMLGVVLGYAELLKEKLGEQPGLQEYVKQITHAGERGAKLTKKLLTFSRNKSSDIKELDINVLLQDEQHMLEKTLTSRINLELDLEKDLWVVCLDESEFENALLNMSINAMHAIEGNGCLGIETSNEVINSADGERLNLDAGDYVRISVVDNGCGMDGATKEKIFDPFYSTKGEKGTGLGLSQVYGFVKRCGGTISVDSEMGKGSRFTLYFPRYQGEGYHQGSSELADDATLKGKETILVVDDEIALLNLTSEILEQQGYQVFRAECAKEALEIMASEHIDLLISDIIMPDMDGYALASRVRELYPDIKIQLASGFSGDEHLDQVDEKLSHNLLQKPYDSQTLLKRIRDLLYTS; the protein is encoded by the coding sequence ATGAATACTAAGCAGCAATATCCTGCCATAAAACGTTCTCCATTAGCGCAACGTTTTATTATCTATTTGATTTTATTTAGTGCGTCAATCACATTAATAACCACCGTTATCCAGCTCTACAATGAATATCAACGAGATATGAATGGTATTGAAGCGCAATATAGTCAAATTAAAAATATACATCTGCGCTCATTTACCCAGTCTTTATGGGTGACTAACTATCAGGAATTACGCGTTCAGATGGATGGTCTGGTGACATTGCCTAATATTATTTATGCATCGGTTTATAACGGAAATGAGTTGATTGCAGAAGCGGGTGATATTAATTCACAAGATGTTATTGAACGCCATTACTCTATGCAATACAAGTTTTTAGGTGAGTCTTACGTGATAGGTCATCTGACGGTTATTACCACGCTGGATAATGTCTATGCTGAATTACGCAGAAATGCTATTACTATATTGATAAATAATGCGCTGCGAACCCTGTTGGTGGTGATCTTTATTTATTTTATTTTTCACCGTCTTATTAGTCGTCATATCAGCCGGATATCGCAACACTTTCAGAATCTTGCGCTGGATGAATATGTGCCTTTGGTACTTGATCGAAGACCATCGCGTACACCTGATGAGTTGGATGTTCTGGTCTCTTCAGCGAATGATATGCAGGAACGAATCAATAATGCACATAAGGCATTGCGTGAAAGTGAAGAGAAGTTGCGTTTTATTTACTCGCAGGTGCCCGGTATTGTGTATCAGTTCAGGGTTGATATACACGGTAATAAGTCCCTGCCTTATGTGAGCCCAGCAGTTGAGGGTTATATTGGCTTAACCGCAGAAGAGGTTATGGCTGATGCTGACAAATGGTTCGTATTAACCCATCCGGATGACTACCCTGGACTGGAAGAGTCCATTGTTAAGTCAATGAATGATCTGAGCGTGTGGAAGTGGGAAGGTCGCTTTATACTCCAAGATGGAGAGTTGGTCTGGTTGCGTGGAACATCAACACCAGAACGGATGGAAGATGGTAGTACTCTCTGGAACGGTATATTTATTGATATTACCGAACGCGTGCATGCAGATGAGGTTATACGTCGTACTCAGAAAATGGATGCCTTGGGCAAGCTTACTGGTGGTATTGCGCATGATTATAATAATATGCTTGGGGTGGTACTGGGTTATGCAGAGTTGTTGAAAGAGAAATTGGGTGAACAGCCTGGGCTACAGGAGTATGTTAAACAGATAACGCATGCGGGTGAGCGTGGTGCAAAATTAACAAAGAAACTACTCACGTTTTCCAGAAATAAATCATCGGATATTAAAGAACTGGATATCAATGTGCTGTTGCAAGATGAACAGCATATGTTGGAGAAAACACTAACTTCACGTATTAATCTTGAGCTTGATCTTGAAAAAGATTTATGGGTAGTTTGTCTGGATGAAAGTGAATTTGAAAATGCTCTTTTGAATATGAGTATTAATGCCATGCATGCCATTGAAGGTAATGGTTGTTTGGGTATTGAGACCAGCAACGAGGTCATTAATTCAGCTGACGGAGAACGATTGAATCTGGATGCAGGGGATTATGTACGGATTAGTGTTGTCGATAATGGTTGTGGAATGGATGGGGCAACCAAAGAGAAAATTTTTGATCCTTTTTATTCGACCAAGGGAGAGAAGGGAACGGGTCTGGGTTTAAGTCAGGTATACGGCTTCGTAAAACGCTGTGGTGGTACTATTAGTGTTGATTCAGAGATGGGGAAGGGGAGTCGGTTTACTTTGTATTTCCCAAGGTATCAGGGAGAGGGTTATCACCAGGGTTCTTCTGAGCTTGCAGATGATGCCACTTTAAAAGGCAAGGAAACGATACTTGTTGTTGATGATGAGATTGCATTGCTTAATTTAACCAGTGAGATACTGGAACAACAGGGTTATCAGGTTTTTCGAGCAGAGTGTGCAAAAGAGGCACTGGAAATAATGGCATCAGAACACATTGATTTACTGATTTCTGATATTATTATGCCTGATATGGATGGTTATGCCCTGGCATCCAGAGTGCGTGAGCTGTATCCGGATATAAAGATACAATTAGCCAGTGGTTTTTCCGGTGATGAGCATCTTGATCAGGTCGATGAAAAGTTATCTCATAATTTACTGCAAAAACCCTATGACTCACAGACCTTATTAAAAAGAATAAGAGACCTGTTATATACGTCATAG
- a CDS encoding transporter substrate-binding domain-containing protein, with product MSKRFFLVIIGMMSLVVSSLSSAQALEEMPVITLNDSNKEPFTTKDKDGFLDIVLTEAFHRIGFRLNTVHLPPERGLLSANEGIVDGEVNRIIGLDNIYKNLRRVPEKVRDSEFCALSKNPAIVNTPDELNKQVVGHIKGWKIYEKMMVGSKRVITAHSPEQLFRLLKINRIDVALYDCVEGLDIAKRFNINELYILEPEFDQTELFLYLNKRYVGLVSKLSKALRDIKEEGLYDNLYREKILPYYKNRKKPY from the coding sequence ATGAGTAAACGTTTTTTTTTAGTCATAATCGGCATGATGTCATTGGTTGTTTCGTCGCTATCATCGGCACAAGCGCTCGAAGAAATGCCGGTTATTACCCTTAATGATAGTAATAAAGAACCCTTTACTACAAAAGATAAGGATGGCTTTCTGGATATTGTTCTAACGGAAGCCTTTCATCGTATTGGTTTTCGCCTGAATACCGTACACTTACCACCTGAACGTGGTTTGCTTAGTGCGAATGAAGGCATTGTCGATGGTGAGGTAAACCGGATTATTGGTCTGGATAATATTTATAAGAATCTGCGTCGGGTGCCGGAAAAGGTACGCGATTCAGAGTTCTGTGCGTTGTCCAAAAATCCTGCTATCGTTAACACGCCTGATGAATTGAACAAGCAGGTTGTTGGTCATATAAAAGGCTGGAAAATTTATGAAAAAATGATGGTGGGGTCAAAAAGGGTTATTACCGCACACAGTCCGGAGCAGTTGTTTCGGTTATTAAAAATAAATCGTATTGATGTTGCCTTATATGATTGTGTAGAAGGGCTCGATATTGCAAAACGATTTAATATCAATGAGCTGTATATATTGGAACCTGAATTTGATCAAACTGAACTATTTCTTTATCTTAATAAGCGCTATGTGGGTCTGGTGTCGAAGTTGAGCAAAGCATTACGTGATATCAAGGAAGAAGGGCTTTACGATAATCTGTATCGTGAAAAGATATTGCCTTATTATAAAAACAGGAAAAAACCATATTAA
- a CDS encoding class I SAM-dependent methyltransferase — MFTEKKMQQSIETGQRILSLVLADYHGPVAIRLWDGELAMGKDDAPCTVVLNQPSMLRGLVLHKNVMQLAEAYLAGEADIEGDAEVLFNLVSHMRDLILPWSVKWRVLRQALSLPATLHGGVEEAEAVRAKPDTHKNTQKSIAHHYDVSNDFYQMWLDREMVYSCAYYPEVDRSLDNAQQEKLDYICKKLRLTPGQTLLDIGCGWGALVCWAARHYGVKAHGITLSEQQYQYACERIKKEGLEGQVTVELRDYRDLPEDARYDRIVSVGMFEHIGVANFPLYFEIIKRALKSGGLFLNHGITNDTGWRDTPITRFINGYVFPDGELARISTVIDAMEQAGFEVVDVEGLRRHYALTLRGWVQGLEANKERAIAEVGEASYRVWRIYMAGSAYYFDEGSINVFQVLAGHDREPLAIALRRDELYAKGCEC; from the coding sequence ATGTTCACAGAGAAAAAAATGCAGCAGAGTATTGAGACAGGACAACGTATTCTGTCATTGGTTCTGGCGGATTATCATGGGCCTGTAGCCATACGTTTATGGGATGGTGAGTTGGCGATGGGTAAGGATGATGCGCCCTGTACGGTAGTCTTGAATCAGCCGTCAATGTTGCGTGGTCTGGTGTTGCACAAGAATGTGATGCAACTGGCGGAGGCCTACCTGGCAGGGGAAGCCGATATTGAAGGTGATGCAGAGGTTCTTTTCAATTTGGTGAGTCACATGCGTGACCTGATCTTGCCCTGGTCGGTTAAATGGCGTGTCTTGCGGCAGGCGCTGAGTTTACCCGCTACTTTGCATGGTGGTGTAGAAGAGGCTGAGGCAGTACGAGCTAAACCGGATACCCATAAAAACACCCAAAAGAGTATTGCCCACCACTATGATGTGAGTAATGACTTTTATCAGATGTGGCTGGATCGCGAGATGGTCTATTCCTGTGCCTATTATCCAGAGGTTGATCGTTCTCTGGATAATGCGCAACAGGAAAAGCTGGATTATATCTGCAAAAAATTACGTCTGACACCGGGACAGACCCTGCTGGATATTGGTTGTGGTTGGGGTGCTCTGGTATGTTGGGCGGCACGACACTATGGTGTCAAGGCACACGGTATTACCCTGAGTGAGCAACAGTATCAGTATGCCTGTGAACGGATCAAGAAGGAGGGGCTGGAAGGACAGGTTACCGTTGAGTTGCGTGATTATCGAGACTTGCCCGAAGATGCTCGCTATGATCGTATCGTCAGTGTTGGCATGTTTGAACACATCGGGGTTGCTAATTTTCCGCTTTATTTTGAGATTATTAAACGCGCACTCAAATCGGGCGGGCTGTTCCTTAATCATGGCATTACCAATGATACCGGTTGGCGCGATACCCCGATAACTCGCTTTATCAACGGCTATGTCTTTCCCGATGGTGAACTGGCGCGTATCAGTACGGTGATTGATGCTATGGAGCAGGCGGGCTTTGAGGTTGTGGATGTAGAAGGTCTGCGGCGCCACTATGCCTTGACCCTGCGCGGTTGGGTGCAGGGGCTGGAGGCCAATAAGGAACGTGCTATTGCCGAGGTGGGGGAGGCTAGTTATCGTGTCTGGCGTATCTATATGGCGGGTTCTGCCTATTATTTCGATGAAGGCAGTATCAATGTATTCCAGGTGCTGGCGGGGCATGATCGAGAGCCTCTGGCTATTGCGCTACGGCGGGATGAGTTGTACGCCAAGGGGTGTGAGTGTTGA